The genomic stretch CACAGAACTACAGTATAACCACCAGGACCTACAGCTAAACATTTTGGTTGAACATCCATTTTCACAGCATCCTGGCCACTGGAGGAAGGCGTGCCAAGGTGTAGAAGCAGGAaggacaaagcagaaaaaaaattattccatgCCTACCATTATTTAAAATTGCCTATTCAAACAATCATCCACTAATGATCAAGAacatgcctttttaaaataatctgcaaAGTTTCCTTCTGTTACTGTTTAAAGCATTAGTATCTTGATCAGGTAGTTCACCTTTGAGGTGCAAGTCAATGTTACTACACTagagtctaattttttttaactaggtGATCTTAACGGGATTGCTTGAAGTTTTTTTTGCTTCAATTGTGGTTTCCATGAAAAGACAGCCCTGTCCTACCCCTCCTAACCACATTTATACAAGGCAGATCTCTATCTAACCTGTGGAAGAGATGAGACAAATTGGAAAGTCTGTTGccacagaaaaaagcaaggtTGGTACAGCAATCATTTCTACAGTTTCCATGGTAACGTAAAACCTGAATAAATTGCAGTGTAAAATTCTTTACCATCTAAATCAACAAAACTCTTGCTGTAAAATAATTAGGGATGCAATACTACAATAAAAGACAACATTTTAACTAACCTGTAGTCCCTCTTGCTAAGGTTGGTATAGCGCACAGTGTCATCCATACTGCAGGTGACCAGCTGATCCATTTCATCCACTGCCATTCTAGAAACCTGGTTTGTATGGCCTTTCCCAGAAAAACCATCATTCTCTCCAGTTTCAGAATCCCAATAATGTGCATAATAGAATTAAGGAACATTTGAAGATACTGGTGCAGTCAGATACAGCATcataaaaagttaaataattgACAGAACATCTaaggttagaagggacctcttgagatTGTTTAGTCCAACCCACTGCTCAAATCAGTGTCAGCTACAAGAGGCTGCCTATTCCGTTGGGTTTTGAGCATCTCTAGGAATGCAGACTCTATAagctccctgggcaacctgtacCAGGGTTCAACCAACCTCACACTCTCAAAATATTGATTAAATGAACCTCTGATATTCTCTAGTGAGATAAATGACCTACCACAAACAGTAGCAAATACTGGAACTATTAGCATTAGGTCtgagaataaaaattattttttaaagaattatagTTAGGAGTTCTGCAATATTGGCTTTCCCTGATGTTGTATGTTAGCATCAGTTTGAACTATTAACACTACAGTACAGCTTTGCAAAGAAACAAGTCCTATATTTATAACGGTTTATGCCCATGTAACACCATTTTAATGCATCATGGCAAGCAGGATGAAGGactgcagttttatttataaGCTTCAGAACGTTGAAGAAAAGCCAACAGTCTTTAGCTGAACACATCCCAACCTCACCCTTCAACATGCCCTTTGGGAACCAGGCTGCATTCCCAGTGTTTTGCTCCAGAAACCAAACAGGACTGAGTCTCAGAAGTAGTACAATTTCTCTTCAGTAGTGAGGAAGCCTGATGACATTTGGGATACCAAATAAAGAACACAATCAATGTGTCACAGAACTACGAAAACCCACACCTTAATACAAATGGGAAACACACAACTGAAGAGAAACAGTTCAGAGACAGATCAAGAAAAATTTGTCTTTCTTGTCCTGAACATCTAAAAACCAAGATACATGACTTTCAGTGCATGCTACAATCTACCTAATTATCACACCTAACAGCAATACATATTTTGCCTGTATGACAAAATACGTGGAAAGTTACAAAAGGCTAGTTTATATATTTACTTGCTCCTCCATACTAACTATCTACCAAAGAAGTAACAATTGGAAATTAAGAACTGGTTTATGTTTAGCAGGCAAGTTTAAAGGCAACCAGTAGAACAGGCAAGCTaggggaaagcaaaataaacttctTCAGACATAAAATATTCACTTGTGTCCAATGAACATCAGGTTTTGCCTTtggcaaagctttttttttttttccttctcctaaTAAGCTCTCTCAGACTATACGGCTAGAACAAATAAATATCGCTATCATTCAAAAGGATATTAATATGACCATCATTACTTCCAGAGTAAATATAGGACTTTCCACCATTTTTATGCACTGTAAGACACTGAATTGATTTACTATGACCCTGTGAATGGGAcacaaataataattattaatggGTAATTTTCCACCTTAACACATACATAAAATCAAACCAATTTGAGAAGATTTATATgttattcagaaaataacataTCATTTTATTCACAAGCATTAAAAGTCACCCAGAATACAAATCACTAATTAACAGTGCAGTCATTTAACTGTTGCAGCATTGCTATTTCCATGTACAAGTCCTTGAAGAGAAGGAATAGGCACTGTGAATATGTTTATTAGCCTGCTGGACCAAAATACTTTCATGGTCTTTTCATCAACAAAGTTTGCTTTTGCAGGCACTTTATGATTCAGGGAAGAGGACTAAATATGGTCACATACCCCATCAACTGCCAGAATTATAGCAGTAATAGCAAGAATCTGGGACGTCTGTTTCTAGTTCATGTAAAAATGTAAGTTCCCGTGAGAGTGCTGTGTCAGCGAACTCTTTAATTCCTAAAATTAAAGCTCAATTGCACAGTAACCCTAGTCACCTTGTTCACAATACGCTAGCTCTGGTAGAATGAGACATCACTGGTAGTTTTCTGTCtatgctgtatttcttttctcatctcaAGAACGCTTAAAAGCTGCTATGAAAGATAAGTTGATAAACTTAATTGAAACCAAAATCAGTCTGTATATTTGCACAAAGCACAGTATCAGGCACTTAACATTTCAACTTCTTGATTCACGTGACTTGCAACAGTCAGTCACACACAGCTTGTCTGGCAATGCTAATttaacaaaaccatttttcaaGTTATTATTCCATCTAGACAACTTCAATCACTGAGCCATTTATTGCAGAAAATGGTGCAACAACAGAAGTTTAACCTACCTTTATGATACGTAAAGGCTTATTTGGATTGTTCTTGTCCAAATAATTGATATAGCCAGACAGAGAGATAGTCAGTAAGTGGTCTTTCTGCCACAAACAACCCAGCTGCTGATCCAACACGTTTGATCCCATGTTAAAAGTATTGACAACAGAATTAGCACCAACATCCCAGATTTTAGCAGTTTTATCtccagaagcagaaagcaaCTGACTACTGTCAGGACTCCAACTAATCTGTAAAAAACAAATGTCACCACAAGATAGTAAATGCATTTATTATTGCAAGACTTCACAGTCCATGAACTTGATAATGAAATACTATGGACCACTTGCACAAATGAAGTGATACTTACAGCATAAATACCTCCATCATGAGCTTTGCCTCCACCAAGAGCACATACTTTCTCGCCAGTCTTCCCATCATAGACAAAAATCTTAAGAGAGCACACAGACATATAActtaaagggaaaaagcagTAACAAATAAAACTCATGAACTGTAACACTGTTACTTGCACTGTGCAGATCATTCTTTTGTTACATGGCACACCTGCAGGTTTATCAAACACTAGATTTTTGAAGAAGAGGCACAAGTATTCCtgcatttaatatttatgaCTAAACAAATGAGATGACAATTGTAAATAATCACGGTAAGCCGCTCTGTACATTAGATCCTGACATTTGAAATTCTAGAAGATGTTACATTTCTGACTCCTGCTGTGACGGCAGCTGCTTCTTACTGCAGTCATGGGAATCTGCCTTCTTAGAAGGAGGAGCTACCTATGGTAACAGTTTCATTGTAAAACCTGCCCTTATCAGTAAGGAGTCCACATGGAGCTGGGTTGCTATCTGTGAATTCAGTATTTCAGCCAGACTTCTCAGGATCGTAACAAGGACATAAAAATTCCGGAAGTCTAATGTGTTCCTGCCAAAATAACCTGTAAGAGAAGTAATGTCCTAGGTAAAtggaatggggaaaaaaagctgagtgAGAATAGTCTGGTTGACAGTTGTTACAGCTTTATAGGAGGATACTTAAAAGTTTAAGCCAGTCATTTCTTGGcatgaaaaaagaagcagcatggaTTTTACAATACTAATCCTATTCCCAAAATACACAAGAAAATCTTCTCATGCTAAAATCGCTACAAAAAGAGTTCCTTGTTTTTTACCTGGCCATCTGCACTAGCTGTAGCAAATCTGTTCCCATCAGGAGAAAACCTCACGCAGTTCACAAACCGTGTATGGTCCTGTAGGAAAAAAGTTAGAATCAGCACACAAAATAAGAACAGAC from Gavia stellata isolate bGavSte3 chromosome 5, bGavSte3.hap2, whole genome shotgun sequence encodes the following:
- the WDR1 gene encoding WD repeat-containing protein 1 isoform X2; this encodes MPYEIKKVFASLPQVERGVSKIIGGDPKGNNFLYTNGKCVVIRNIDDHTRFVNCVRFSPDGNRFATASADGQIFVYDGKTGEKVCALGGGKAHDGGIYAISWSPDSSQLLSASGDKTAKIWDVGANSVVNTFNMGSNVLDQQLGCLWQKDHLLTISLSGYINYLDKNNPNKPLRIIKGHSKSIQCLTVHKNGGKSYIYSGSNDGHINYWDSETGENDGFSGKGHTNQVSRMAVDEMDQLVTCSMDDTVRYTNLSKRDYSGQDAVKMDVQPKCLAVGPGGYTVVLCIGQIVLMKDKKKCFAIDDLGYEPEAVAIHPGGGTAAVGGADGNVRLYSIQGTSLKNDDKSLEAKGPVTDLAYSHDGAFLAVCDANKVVTVFSVTDGYAEHNVFYGHHAKIVCIAWSPDNEHFASGGMDMMVYVWTVSDPETRVKIPDAHRLHHVSGLAWLDEHTLVTTSHDASVKEWSISYN